A DNA window from Actinokineospora baliensis contains the following coding sequences:
- a CDS encoding polyribonucleotide nucleotidyltransferase — protein sequence MTDIAVHETTAVIDNGSYGTRTVRFETGRLARQAAGSVVAYLDEETMLLSATTASKQPKDQFDFFPLTVDVEERMYAVGRIPGAFFRREGRPSTDAILTCRLIDRPLRPSFVDGLRNEIQVVITVQSLNPQDLYDVVAINAASASTQLAGLPFSGPIGGVRVALIGGQWVAFPTHEQLKTAVFDMVVAGRVVGDDVAIMMVEAEATENVIELVADGAQAPTEEVVAAGLEAAKPFIKVLCEAQAQLAAVAAKETRPYPTFPAYQPDAFAAVESAVSDELAAALTIGDKQERESRIDEVKALVLEKVGAVEGGAFDGREKEIGAAFRSLNKKLVRQRILRDKVRIDGRGLTDIRGLGAEVALIPRAHGSALFERGETQILGVTTLNMLRLEQQIDSLSPETHKRYMHHYNFPPFSTGETGRVGSPKRREIGHGALAERALAPVLPKRDEFPYAIRQVSEALSSNGSTSMGSVCASTMSLLNAGVPLKAPVSGIAMGLVSDEVDGKTEYVALTDILGAEDAFGDMDFKVAGTKDFVTALQLDTKLDGIPSDVLAQALGQARDARHTILEVMAEAIDGPDEMSPYSPRVTSVKIPVDKIGEVIGPKGKMINSITEQTGADISIEDDGTIYVGAADGPSAEAAIGLINAIANPQLPKVGERFLGTVVKTAAFGAFVSLLPGKDGLVHISKLGNGKRVNKVEDVVKVGDKLRVEIADIDQRGKISLVLVSEEDSAGGSDNGAAAPAEAEVAPAQ from the coding sequence ATGACCGACATCGCTGTGCACGAGACCACGGCCGTCATCGACAACGGTTCCTACGGCACGCGCACCGTCCGCTTCGAGACCGGCCGCCTCGCCCGCCAAGCGGCGGGCAGCGTCGTGGCCTACCTCGACGAGGAGACCATGCTGCTCTCGGCGACCACCGCCTCCAAGCAGCCGAAGGACCAGTTCGACTTCTTCCCGCTGACGGTGGACGTCGAGGAGCGCATGTACGCCGTGGGTCGCATCCCCGGCGCGTTCTTCCGCCGCGAGGGTCGCCCGTCCACCGACGCGATCCTCACCTGCAGGCTCATCGACCGGCCGCTGCGCCCGTCCTTCGTGGACGGCCTGCGCAACGAGATCCAGGTCGTCATCACCGTGCAGAGCCTCAACCCGCAGGACCTCTACGACGTGGTGGCCATCAACGCCGCCTCCGCCTCCACCCAGCTCGCGGGCCTGCCGTTCTCCGGTCCGATCGGCGGCGTGCGGGTCGCGCTCATCGGCGGCCAGTGGGTCGCCTTCCCGACCCACGAGCAGCTCAAGACCGCCGTGTTCGACATGGTCGTCGCCGGTCGCGTCGTCGGTGATGATGTCGCGATCATGATGGTCGAGGCCGAGGCCACCGAGAACGTGATCGAACTGGTCGCCGACGGCGCGCAGGCCCCGACCGAGGAGGTCGTCGCCGCGGGTCTGGAGGCCGCCAAGCCGTTCATCAAGGTCCTGTGCGAGGCGCAGGCCCAGCTCGCCGCGGTCGCCGCCAAGGAGACCCGCCCGTACCCGACGTTCCCGGCCTACCAGCCCGACGCCTTCGCCGCGGTCGAGTCCGCCGTGAGCGACGAGCTCGCCGCCGCGCTGACCATCGGCGACAAGCAGGAGCGCGAGTCCCGCATCGACGAGGTCAAGGCCCTGGTGCTGGAGAAGGTCGGCGCGGTCGAGGGCGGTGCCTTCGACGGCCGCGAGAAGGAGATCGGCGCCGCGTTCCGGTCGCTGAACAAGAAGCTGGTGCGCCAGCGGATCCTGCGCGACAAGGTCCGCATCGACGGCCGCGGCCTCACCGACATCCGCGGTCTTGGCGCCGAGGTCGCGCTGATCCCGCGGGCGCACGGCTCGGCGCTGTTCGAGCGCGGCGAGACCCAGATCCTGGGTGTCACCACGCTGAACATGCTGCGCCTCGAGCAGCAGATCGACTCGCTCTCGCCCGAGACGCACAAGCGCTACATGCACCACTACAACTTCCCGCCGTTCTCCACCGGTGAGACCGGCCGCGTCGGTTCGCCGAAGCGGCGCGAGATCGGCCACGGCGCGCTCGCCGAGCGCGCGCTGGCGCCGGTGCTGCCCAAGCGCGACGAGTTCCCCTACGCCATCCGCCAGGTGTCGGAGGCGTTGAGCTCGAACGGTTCCACCTCGATGGGCTCGGTCTGCGCGTCCACCATGTCGCTGCTCAACGCCGGTGTGCCGCTCAAGGCGCCGGTGTCGGGCATCGCGATGGGTCTGGTGTCCGATGAGGTCGACGGCAAGACCGAGTACGTCGCGCTGACCGACATCCTCGGCGCCGAGGACGCCTTCGGCGACATGGACTTCAAGGTCGCGGGCACCAAGGACTTCGTGACCGCGCTGCAGCTGGACACCAAGCTCGACGGCATCCCGTCCGACGTGCTGGCGCAGGCGCTCGGCCAGGCCCGCGACGCGCGCCACACCATCCTGGAGGTCATGGCCGAGGCCATCGACGGCCCGGACGAGATGAGCCCCTACTCGCCGCGGGTGACCTCGGTGAAGATCCCGGTCGACAAGATCGGCGAGGTCATCGGCCCGAAGGGCAAGATGATCAACTCGATCACCGAGCAGACCGGTGCGGACATCTCCATCGAGGACGACGGCACCATCTACGTCGGTGCCGCGGACGGCCCGTCCGCCGAGGCCGCGATCGGCCTGATCAACGCGATCGCCAACCCGCAGCTGCCCAAGGTCGGCGAGCGGTTCTTGGGCACGGTCGTCAAGACAGCCGCCTTCGGCGCGTTCGTCTCGCTGCTGCCGGGCAAGGACGGCTTGGTGCACATCTCCAAGCTGGGCAACGGCAAGCGGGTCAACAAGGTCGAGGACGTGGTCAAGGTCGGCGACAAGCTCCGGGTGGAGATCGCCGACATCGACCAGCGCGGCAAGATCAGCCTGGTGCTGGTCAGCGAGGAGGACAGCGCGGGCGGCTCGGACAACGGTGCCGCCGCGCCCGCCGAGGCCGAGGTGGCTCCCGCCCAGTGA
- the rpsO gene encoding 30S ribosomal protein S15, translating into MALSTEQKKTILAEYGVHDSDTGSPEAQIALLTKRIKDLTEHLKQHKHDHHSRRGLLLLVGRRRRLLNYLTKVDIERYRSLIQRLGLRR; encoded by the coding sequence GTGGCTCTGTCCACCGAGCAGAAGAAGACGATCCTTGCCGAGTACGGCGTGCACGACTCGGACACCGGATCCCCCGAGGCCCAGATCGCGCTGCTGACCAAGCGCATCAAGGACCTCACCGAGCACCTCAAGCAGCACAAGCACGACCACCACTCGCGGCGCGGACTGCTGCTGCTGGTCGGTCGTCGCAGGCGGCTGCTGAACTACCTGACCAAGGTGGACATCGAGCGCTACCGGTCGCTGATCCAGCGGCTCGGCCTGCGCCGATAG
- a CDS encoding 2'-5' RNA ligase family protein — MRRSDHHPVRLFSAFALPDQVADHLAAHLPAPPPGVRPTPRRLWHVTTAYYGESDPEWRLARLTDRVAGLPAPRLRMSGSGTFAGVCLLKIATPDPVDLRTLAEAAEHQLGGHPDYTPHVTVARWSAETAGGLDLAAELRGYQGPEWVPSELVLYASHRGDYTPLGRVPLLTTSAPIAGC; from the coding sequence GTGAGGCGCTCCGACCACCACCCGGTGCGGCTGTTCTCCGCCTTCGCGCTGCCCGACCAGGTCGCCGACCACCTCGCCGCGCACCTGCCCGCCCCGCCGCCGGGCGTGCGCCCCACGCCGCGGCGGCTGTGGCACGTCACCACCGCCTACTACGGCGAGAGCGACCCCGAGTGGCGCCTGGCCCGGCTGACCGACCGGGTGGCGGGACTGCCCGCGCCGCGGCTGCGGATGAGCGGGTCGGGCACCTTCGCCGGGGTGTGCCTGCTGAAAATCGCTACCCCCGATCCGGTGGACTTGCGTACCCTGGCGGAGGCGGCTGAGCACCAGCTCGGCGGCCACCCCGACTACACGCCGCACGTCACCGTCGCCCGGTGGTCCGCCGAGACCGCCGGAGGCCTGGACCTGGCGGCTGAGCTGCGGGGATACCAGGGACCGGAGTGGGTTCCCAGCGAGCTGGTGCTCTACGCCAGCCACCGCGGGGACTACACCCCACTGGGCCGCGTGCCCCTGCTCACCACGAGCGCTCCGATAGCGGGGTGCTAA
- a CDS encoding XRE family transcriptional regulator: protein MEDHKIVQRNIALQREWYGEPLGDRVRRLVVAFDVSQANLADVLGISAPMLSQVMSGRRAKIGNPAVLARLIMLERKILTPEVASGRREALQRALDDVRASKPAVTRDNLPVDVGRSAILALRRLATADDLTEAAGLLDDRFPDLADLLRRAGKRA, encoded by the coding sequence GTGGAGGACCACAAGATCGTCCAACGCAACATCGCGTTGCAGCGGGAGTGGTACGGCGAACCCCTCGGGGACCGGGTGCGCAGGCTCGTGGTGGCCTTCGACGTCTCCCAGGCCAACCTGGCCGATGTCCTCGGCATCAGCGCCCCGATGCTCAGCCAGGTGATGAGCGGGCGCCGGGCCAAGATCGGCAACCCTGCGGTGCTGGCCAGGCTGATCATGCTCGAGCGCAAGATCCTCACCCCCGAGGTCGCCTCCGGCCGCCGCGAGGCCCTGCAGCGCGCCCTCGACGACGTCCGCGCCTCCAAACCGGCCGTGACCAGGGATAACCTGCCCGTCGACGTCGGCCGCAGCGCCATCCTCGCACTGCGCAGGCTGGCCACCGCCGACGACCTCACCGAGGCCGCCGGGCTGCTCGACGACCGCTTCCCCGACCTGGCCGACCTGTTGCGGCGCGCCGGAAAGCGCGCGTGA
- a CDS encoding bifunctional riboflavin kinase/FAD synthetase: MQRWRGLADLPGGWGRCVATIGVFDGVHRGHQELISRAVALAAERDLPSVVLTFDPHPSEVVRPGSHPAQLTTLRRKAELVEELGVDVFCVLPFTQELSKVAPDEFVHEILVERLHAAAVVVGENFTFGNRAAGTVELLTTLGQRFGFTTEGAELVTAGELAFSSTYIRSCIDAGDVRAAATALGREHRLEGIVVRGDGRGHELGFPTANLSTPRFAAVPADGVYAARFTLLNGHNRPPLVAAVSVGTNPTFSGRERRVEAFVLDVDEDFYGQRVAIDFVDRLRAMERFPSSAALVEQMHRDVALTRELLA, encoded by the coding sequence GTGCAGCGTTGGCGCGGTCTTGCGGACCTACCCGGGGGCTGGGGTCGCTGTGTGGCGACCATCGGCGTGTTCGACGGAGTCCACCGAGGACACCAGGAACTGATCTCCCGGGCCGTGGCCCTGGCCGCCGAGCGGGACCTGCCCAGCGTCGTGCTCACCTTCGACCCGCACCCCTCCGAGGTGGTCCGCCCCGGCAGCCACCCCGCCCAGCTGACCACCCTGCGCCGCAAGGCGGAACTGGTCGAGGAACTGGGCGTGGACGTGTTCTGCGTGCTGCCGTTCACCCAGGAGCTGTCCAAGGTGGCCCCGGACGAGTTCGTCCACGAGATCCTGGTCGAGCGCCTGCACGCGGCCGCGGTCGTGGTGGGGGAGAACTTCACCTTCGGCAACCGCGCCGCGGGCACCGTCGAGCTGCTCACCACCCTCGGCCAGCGCTTCGGCTTCACCACCGAGGGCGCGGAACTGGTGACCGCCGGGGAACTCGCCTTCTCCTCCACCTACATCCGCTCCTGCATCGACGCGGGCGACGTGCGGGCCGCGGCCACCGCCCTCGGCCGGGAGCACCGGCTGGAGGGCATCGTGGTGCGCGGCGACGGCCGCGGGCACGAGCTCGGCTTCCCCACCGCGAACCTGTCCACCCCGCGTTTCGCCGCCGTGCCGGCCGACGGGGTGTACGCGGCCAGGTTCACCCTGCTCAACGGGCACAACAGGCCGCCGCTGGTGGCCGCGGTGTCGGTGGGCACCAACCCGACCTTCTCCGGCCGCGAGCGCCGGGTCGAGGCTTTCGTGCTCGACGTCGACGAGGACTTCTACGGCCAGCGGGTGGCCATCGACTTCGTCGACCGGCTGCGCGCGATGGAGCGTTTCCCCAGCTCAGCCGCTCTGGTCGAGCAGATGCACCGCGACGTGGCGCTGACCAGGGAGCTGCTCGCTTAG
- a CDS encoding MFS transporter, whose translation MPTTGRRALAIWAAAAAVYLLAMFHRTSLGVAGLQAADRFGITAAQLGTFTVLQIGLYAAMQVPTGLLVDRFGPRRVLTAAALGMGLGQVLFAVASSYSLALVARGVLGISDAMSFVSVLRVVAAHYPPRKYALLASVTAALGQLGNLLATVPLTFLLANAGWTATFVIAGAATAAYSLVVLLRVRDTPGGEHEPSPATALADVVGQVRLAWRVPGTRLGFWVHFATMFSPGVLSLLWGYPYLVQGQGLSPAAAGSVLSLLVLVSMVTAPLIGQLMGRWPQSRMPMVGGFLAVAVLVWAVLLGWPGGVVPAPVVAVAFAIFAVGGPLSGVAFALARDYNPLHRVGTASGVVNVGGFTAITVSALGVGLLLGGDTASAGPSAFRMAFLAVTTVLLLGAWRTLVWWRRARAAVFAAETRGDEVPVRIRRRPWDIPAEQEAAAS comes from the coding sequence TTGCCAACCACCGGGCGCAGGGCACTGGCGATCTGGGCCGCCGCCGCGGCGGTGTACCTGCTGGCGATGTTCCACCGCACCTCGCTCGGGGTCGCCGGGCTGCAGGCCGCCGACCGCTTCGGGATCACCGCGGCCCAACTCGGCACGTTCACCGTGCTGCAGATCGGGTTGTACGCGGCCATGCAGGTGCCGACCGGACTGCTGGTCGACCGCTTCGGCCCGCGCAGGGTGCTCACCGCGGCCGCGTTGGGCATGGGCCTGGGGCAGGTGCTGTTCGCCGTCGCCTCCAGCTACTCGCTGGCCCTGGTCGCGCGCGGCGTGCTCGGCATCAGCGACGCGATGAGCTTCGTGAGCGTCCTGCGGGTCGTCGCCGCGCACTACCCGCCGCGCAAGTACGCCCTGCTCGCCTCCGTGACCGCGGCGCTCGGGCAGCTGGGGAACCTGCTGGCGACCGTGCCGCTGACGTTCCTGCTGGCCAACGCGGGCTGGACGGCGACCTTCGTGATCGCGGGCGCGGCGACGGCGGCGTACTCGCTGGTCGTGCTGCTGCGGGTGCGCGACACCCCCGGCGGCGAGCACGAGCCGAGCCCGGCGACCGCACTGGCCGATGTGGTCGGTCAGGTCCGGTTGGCGTGGCGGGTGCCGGGGACCCGGCTGGGCTTCTGGGTGCACTTCGCGACGATGTTCTCCCCCGGCGTGCTGAGCCTGCTGTGGGGCTACCCGTACCTGGTGCAGGGGCAGGGCCTCTCGCCTGCGGCCGCCGGGTCGGTGCTGAGCCTGCTGGTGCTGGTGTCGATGGTGACGGCACCGCTGATCGGGCAGCTGATGGGCCGGTGGCCGCAGAGCCGGATGCCGATGGTGGGCGGGTTCCTGGCGGTGGCGGTGCTGGTGTGGGCGGTGCTGCTCGGCTGGCCGGGCGGGGTCGTGCCCGCGCCGGTGGTCGCGGTGGCGTTCGCGATCTTCGCGGTGGGCGGCCCGCTGTCCGGTGTGGCGTTCGCCCTGGCCCGCGACTACAACCCCCTGCACCGGGTCGGCACCGCCAGCGGCGTCGTCAACGTCGGCGGCTTCACCGCGATCACGGTGTCCGCCCTCGGCGTCGGCCTGCTCCTCGGCGGCGACACCGCCTCGGCGGGCCCGTCGGCGTTCCGGATGGCGTTCCTCGCGGTGACCACTGTCCTGCTGCTGGGCGCCTGGCGGACCCTGGTGTGGTGGCGCCGCGCGCGGGCCGCCGTGTTCGCCGCCGAGACCAGGGGCGATGAGGTGCCGGTGCGGATCAGGCGCCGCCCGTGGGACATCCCGGCAGAGCAGGAAGCGGCGGCGTCTTAG
- the truB gene encoding tRNA pseudouridine(55) synthase TruB: MSQRAAVPPGLIVVDKAPGMTSHDVVARVRRIIGTRKVGHAGTLDPMATGVLVLGVERATKLLGHLALDRKTYLAAIRLGVATTTDDAEGEVLDTADPAGVTDEAIAAGIAALTGPIQQVPSSVSAVKVDGKRAYARVRAGEEVHLAARPVTVFRFDLLATTRTESTLELDVMVDCSSGTYVRALARDLGTALGVGGHLGALRRTTVGPFDLRMARTLEALEEDPALSLNMEAAVSAAFPRRDLDRVEALALSHGKRIPAGGIEGTYGLFDPAGKAVALGVDEGTTAKALVALNVT; the protein is encoded by the coding sequence GTGTCTCAGCGTGCAGCAGTCCCCCCCGGCCTCATCGTCGTCGACAAGGCCCCCGGCATGACCTCCCACGACGTCGTGGCCAGGGTCCGCAGGATCATCGGAACCCGCAAGGTCGGCCACGCGGGCACCCTCGACCCGATGGCCACCGGCGTCCTCGTGCTCGGCGTGGAACGGGCGACCAAGCTGCTCGGGCACCTGGCGCTCGACCGCAAGACCTACCTGGCCGCCATCCGCCTCGGCGTGGCCACCACCACCGACGACGCCGAGGGCGAGGTCCTCGACACCGCCGACCCGGCCGGCGTCACCGACGAGGCCATCGCGGCCGGGATCGCGGCCCTCACCGGCCCGATCCAACAGGTCCCGAGCTCGGTCAGCGCGGTCAAGGTCGACGGGAAGCGGGCCTACGCCCGCGTGCGCGCGGGCGAGGAGGTCCACCTGGCGGCCCGCCCGGTCACGGTCTTCCGCTTCGACCTGCTGGCCACCACCCGCACCGAGTCCACCCTGGAACTCGACGTCATGGTCGACTGCTCCTCCGGCACCTACGTCCGGGCCCTGGCCAGAGACCTCGGCACCGCCCTCGGCGTCGGCGGCCACCTCGGCGCCCTCCGCCGAACCACGGTCGGCCCGTTCGACCTGCGCATGGCCCGCACCCTGGAGGCCCTGGAGGAGGACCCGGCCCTGTCCTTGAACATGGAAGCCGCCGTCTCCGCCGCCTTCCCCCGCCGCGACCTGGACCGCGTCGAAGCCCTGGCCCTGTCCCACGGCAAGCGCATCCCGGCGGGCGGCATCGAGGGCACCTACGGACTCTTCGACCCGGCAGGCAAAGCCGTCGCCCTGGGGGTCGACGAGGGCACGACGGCCAAGGCCCTGGTCGCCCTCAACGTGACGTAG
- a CDS encoding DUF7919 family protein: MTEYADLSRYEYWDSADEESPPAKTLNVGWLGDALPSVPEEPDPVLVSALVRLAQSHRVRQTRGSHGCRLCPTRDRGIRVETEESPTGSVHLGSAEIEVRGTDGTVYAAPTLIAHYVAAHHYRPPGAFVEAAVAAAEGAGPYHSLVPGPFPEMGTATDRHGDEHTHVGWLTPGMPFDTAAPDARLVDALRALWTTHWSWRSGGTYLCPVCLERAIPPDPAGFGMSAITLPRDRGAPFHVPWTIFHLIEAHRYRPPAEFTATVFAATGSLR, from the coding sequence GTGACTGAGTACGCGGACCTGAGCCGCTACGAGTACTGGGACTCGGCTGACGAGGAGTCTCCTCCCGCCAAGACGCTCAACGTGGGGTGGCTCGGAGACGCCTTGCCCTCCGTTCCTGAGGAGCCCGACCCGGTGCTTGTCAGCGCCTTGGTCCGGCTCGCTCAGTCGCACCGGGTGCGACAGACGCGGGGATCCCACGGTTGTCGGCTTTGCCCAACGCGGGACCGCGGTATCCGCGTGGAGACCGAGGAATCGCCGACCGGATCAGTCCACTTGGGATCAGCGGAGATCGAGGTCCGAGGCACGGACGGCACGGTCTACGCGGCACCGACGTTGATCGCGCACTACGTGGCCGCACACCACTATCGACCCCCGGGTGCTTTCGTGGAAGCCGCGGTCGCGGCGGCGGAGGGAGCGGGGCCGTACCACTCGCTGGTGCCGGGCCCGTTCCCGGAGATGGGCACCGCGACCGACCGCCATGGCGACGAGCACACCCACGTGGGCTGGCTGACGCCGGGAATGCCGTTCGACACCGCAGCGCCCGACGCTCGCCTGGTCGATGCCCTGCGCGCACTGTGGACGACGCACTGGAGTTGGCGCAGCGGCGGCACCTACCTGTGCCCGGTGTGCCTCGAGCGCGCCATCCCACCGGATCCAGCAGGCTTCGGGATGAGCGCGATCACGCTCCCCCGCGACCGCGGTGCGCCCTTCCACGTGCCCTGGACGATCTTCCACCTCATCGAGGCACACCGGTACCGGCCACCGGCGGAGTTCACCGCAACCGTGTTCGCGGCTACCGGATCGCTCCGGTGA
- a CDS encoding MATE family efflux transporter, whose protein sequence is MDRASLRQILGLAVPALPVLAAEPLYLLVDTAVVGHLGGVQLGALGIGAVVLAQLSTQLTFLSYGTTARAARLHGAGRGAEAAAEGVQATWLAVGLGLVLVGVGQAVAGPVARALAGSGDMAAAAEGWLRIALLGVPMVLITLAGNGWMRGVQDTRRPLWYVLAGNGVSVVLCPTFVHALDWGLDGSAVANVIGQAVAAVLFLGALRGHAQPPRPRVIWAQLKLGRDFVLRSLAMQACFLSAAAVAARTSVGAVGAHQVVLQLWTFLALVLDSLAIAAQSLVGAALGAGAARRARDLSGQFARYGLVFGVALGLLFAGLSHVLPRAFTTDPAVLAEIPHAWWFFVAMQPVAGVVFALDGVLFGAGDIAYLRTATLASAMVGFLPLIWLSQAFDWGLAGIWTGLTLFIVLRLITLLARMRTGRWAVTGAIR, encoded by the coding sequence GTGGACCGAGCCTCGTTGCGGCAGATCCTCGGACTGGCCGTGCCCGCCCTGCCCGTTCTCGCCGCCGAGCCGCTCTACCTGCTCGTGGACACCGCGGTCGTCGGTCACCTCGGCGGTGTCCAACTGGGTGCCCTGGGGATCGGCGCGGTCGTCCTGGCGCAACTGTCCACCCAGCTCACGTTCCTGTCCTACGGCACCACGGCCCGCGCGGCCCGGCTGCACGGGGCCGGGCGCGGGGCCGAGGCCGCCGCCGAGGGGGTGCAGGCGACGTGGTTGGCGGTGGGGCTGGGGTTGGTGCTGGTGGGGGTCGGCCAGGCGGTGGCCGGGCCGGTGGCGCGGGCGTTGGCCGGGTCGGGGGACATGGCCGCGGCCGCCGAGGGGTGGCTGCGGATCGCGCTACTCGGCGTGCCGATGGTCCTGATCACCCTGGCGGGCAACGGCTGGATGCGCGGTGTGCAGGACACCCGGCGACCACTGTGGTACGTCCTGGCGGGCAACGGCGTCTCGGTCGTGCTGTGCCCGACGTTCGTCCACGCCCTCGACTGGGGACTCGACGGTTCCGCGGTGGCCAACGTCATCGGGCAGGCGGTGGCCGCGGTGTTGTTCCTCGGCGCGCTGCGGGGACACGCGCAACCGCCGCGGCCGCGGGTGATCTGGGCGCAGCTGAAGCTGGGGCGCGACTTCGTGTTGCGCAGCCTGGCGATGCAGGCCTGCTTCCTGTCCGCCGCCGCGGTCGCCGCCAGGACCTCGGTCGGCGCGGTGGGCGCGCACCAGGTTGTTCTCCAACTGTGGACGTTCCTCGCCCTGGTGCTCGACTCGCTGGCCATCGCGGCGCAATCGCTGGTCGGCGCGGCGCTCGGCGCCGGAGCGGCTCGACGCGCCCGCGACCTCAGCGGACAGTTCGCCCGCTACGGCCTGGTCTTCGGCGTCGCCCTGGGACTCCTGTTCGCCGGACTGTCCCACGTGCTCCCACGCGCGTTCACCACCGACCCCGCCGTCCTCGCCGAGATCCCCCACGCCTGGTGGTTCTTCGTCGCCATGCAACCCGTGGCAGGCGTGGTCTTCGCCCTCGACGGCGTCCTCTTCGGCGCGGGCGACATCGCCTACCTCCGCACCGCCACCCTCGCCTCGGCCATGGTCGGCTTCCTGCCCCTGATCTGGCTGTCCCAAGCCTTCGACTGGGGACTGGCCGGGATCTGGACCGGCCTCACGCTGTTCATCGTGCTGCGCCTGATCACCCTGCTGGCCCGCATGCGCACCGGCCGCTGGGCGGTCACCGGAGCGATCCGGTAG
- a CDS encoding ABC transporter substrate-binding protein translates to MSSTKVTLLVLACALVVTGCGSGGGGADPAAGAPQGPQAFLVSDCPDAGIRPDGDKEFTYWSMWNADEPQGQVLSKAIRCFTDKTGVKVNVLWLGRDLLTRNVAPALNTGTVPDLFDQDVSQVMASVVSAGGTQPVEDVLDYKVGEGELKVRDVLPAASYDFPQNKGPDGKIFEIPYVVFGSAWWYDRAVAGLVTPPKTTDELFGLFDNAKASGVAALAQDGDRPVSNASLFTQAALRFLGAGGVVKAAQDKTGEVWRNDVGLYQAAEFVEKIAKGRYLAPGWDSAKYPTLQQRWADGEAAYLSMPGWLPGESKRYLEKKGEGRTLSLASFPFPQPTAATHTVVERIPVGFAITAKAKNPGAAKAFIAYVLNKDILSGVPAVADNLTPRADLAVPESQKDIKAGLTDPGAEQAIYLDGVNALAGGAWAETVLYPLTDTLLRGDISAADFIDAMADRQAKFWKTAK, encoded by the coding sequence ATGTCCTCGACCAAGGTCACGCTGCTCGTGCTCGCCTGCGCGCTGGTGGTCACCGGGTGCGGGTCCGGCGGAGGCGGGGCGGACCCGGCCGCCGGGGCGCCGCAGGGGCCCCAGGCGTTCCTGGTCTCCGACTGCCCGGACGCGGGGATCCGGCCCGACGGGGACAAGGAGTTCACCTACTGGTCGATGTGGAACGCCGACGAGCCGCAGGGGCAGGTGCTGAGCAAGGCGATCCGCTGCTTCACCGACAAGACCGGCGTCAAGGTCAACGTGCTGTGGCTGGGCCGCGACCTGCTGACCCGCAACGTCGCGCCCGCGCTCAACACCGGCACCGTGCCCGACCTGTTCGACCAGGACGTCAGCCAGGTCATGGCGTCGGTGGTCAGCGCGGGCGGCACCCAGCCGGTGGAGGACGTGCTGGACTACAAGGTCGGCGAGGGGGAGCTGAAGGTCCGCGACGTGCTGCCCGCGGCTTCCTACGACTTCCCGCAGAACAAGGGCCCGGACGGCAAGATCTTCGAGATACCGTACGTGGTGTTCGGGTCCGCCTGGTGGTACGACCGCGCCGTCGCCGGGCTGGTGACCCCGCCGAAGACCACGGACGAGCTGTTCGGGTTGTTCGACAACGCCAAGGCCTCCGGTGTCGCCGCGCTCGCCCAGGACGGCGACCGGCCGGTGTCGAACGCGTCGCTGTTCACCCAGGCGGCGTTGCGCTTCCTCGGCGCGGGCGGGGTGGTCAAGGCGGCGCAGGACAAGACCGGTGAGGTGTGGCGCAACGACGTCGGCCTCTACCAGGCCGCCGAGTTCGTCGAGAAGATCGCCAAGGGCCGGTACCTGGCCCCGGGCTGGGACTCGGCGAAGTACCCGACCCTGCAGCAGCGCTGGGCCGACGGCGAGGCCGCGTACCTGTCCATGCCGGGCTGGTTGCCCGGCGAGTCCAAGCGGTACCTGGAGAAGAAGGGCGAGGGGCGCACCCTGAGCCTGGCCTCGTTCCCGTTCCCGCAGCCCACCGCCGCGACGCACACCGTCGTCGAGCGGATCCCGGTCGGGTTCGCCATCACCGCCAAGGCGAAGAACCCGGGCGCGGCCAAGGCTTTCATCGCCTACGTGCTCAACAAGGACATCCTCTCCGGCGTCCCCGCGGTCGCGGACAACCTGACCCCGCGCGCCGACCTCGCCGTCCCGGAGTCACAAAAGGACATCAAGGCGGGCTTGACCGACCCCGGCGCCGAGCAGGCCATCTACCTCGACGGCGTCAACGCCCTCGCGGGCGGCGCCTGGGCCGAGACCGTCCTCTACCCGCTCACCGACACCCTCCTGCGCGGCGACATCTCGGCCGCCGACTTCATCGACGCCATGGCCGACCGCCAGGCCAAGTTCTGGAAGACGGCCAAATAA